Proteins encoded together in one Bacteroides ovatus window:
- a CDS encoding hybrid sensor histidine kinase/response regulator transcription factor — MRTHMFLRFLLGLLLFSIHGTTCAQSLYTLRHLGIEDGLSNNYVKDIVQDKQGCIWVATEFGLNRFDGCKFTVYKSSNSQLINDALNVLLYDEAENVLWIGGKFQGVGRLDCSTNEFKYYQGRGNLKIDNIVHLAHAADGGLWLTKHHGEIIHYDKQTGIFSSLSDKGISLSVSSHWCTYDDGTGHLYIGHAQGGMSVVDLKRKAVRYLHNLPDNPQSLPGNSVYTIYKDRLENIWVGTNRGLGLFNPKTQDFTVFKHEYQNPHSLIADHIYDIKEMDDGTLWIASDIGGISILDLHSITFKNPDNVQFYNITADNSKHGVSSGNIRNLLQDSFGNIWIGNYSSGIDFISHTQPFFHILPYMTEHGNILKQKPVWGLYEDEEDRIWLGGENEIALFKDNKLVKSINVTSRLSRPYGQVFSIIGDGHGTLLLGIYDDGLLKFDTRSDQIERIPLDMENVDIITFFKDADQKIWIGAEYGIYSYFEGVLRKEDALTRQLRDKSVYGIVRDRQGKLWVGTYGGGIAIFNKDEQKVLSLNTDQNFFSNAINSLYMDRLGGIWVATRQGLGYIKDTNLPEHFEVYSYQYGLEDTFVRSIKEDMSGNIWLSTNDRIAYWNKQKRKFENYDYRDGIPMGNFIEGSVCRTKDGTLYFGSLNGVCYFSPESLIVERQVAPVQIIECMGLDDQIESRDGETIIPALDKDIELPYNRNSFRVSFSVPDYSQSQQVEYAYLMEGLTNSWTNTLGENRVTFRNISPGEYIFKIKARLRNQEWDDNHIATLKIHIHPPLWSTWYAKIFYLLLLSAGVFVWFRFYKRKLLLESSLELEKKKSQNEQELNNERLRFYTNITHELRTPLTLILGPLEDLINDSQLPDFYNNKIKVIHDSALRLLNLINQILEFRKTETQNRKLTVVKSDLASLVMEIGLRYKELNRNAKVKFHISVDTEEKRLYFDADIITTVLNNLLSNALKYTPEGEIKLFMRSVSEGGNWYTELMVSDTGYGIESQSLPHIFDRYYQTEEKHQASGTGIGLALVKSLADLHEGILNVESEVGKGTTFTFRLLTENTYPDALHKEEKEVIIVSEEEGNVEDEQVDTDTRPMILVVEDNDDIREYIATSFSTNYRILTAADGKGGLEQAQEFIPDIIISDIMMPVMDGIELCKQIKEDVCTSHIPVILLTAKDSIQDKEEGYESGADSYLTKPFSAKLLNSRVHNLLESRKKLAVLIADRAKKLESDSSGQEESMKLNKLDADFIARFTSIVEANIEMNKLDMGFVKDKMRMSHSTLYRKIKGLTGMSGNEFIRKIKLKNSLRLLTEERLNVSEAAYASGFNDLGYFRACFKEEYGMVPSEYIRQLK, encoded by the coding sequence ATGCGAACACACATGTTTTTACGGTTCTTATTGGGCCTGTTACTTTTTTCTATTCATGGTACGACGTGCGCACAATCTCTTTATACATTGCGTCATCTGGGGATAGAAGATGGTTTGTCGAATAATTATGTTAAGGATATTGTTCAGGATAAACAAGGATGTATCTGGGTGGCAACGGAGTTTGGGCTTAATCGTTTTGATGGATGTAAATTCACTGTTTACAAAAGCAGTAATTCACAGCTGATTAATGATGCATTGAATGTATTACTATATGATGAGGCTGAAAATGTGTTGTGGATAGGAGGAAAATTCCAAGGGGTAGGTAGATTGGACTGTTCTACCAATGAATTTAAGTATTATCAAGGACGAGGAAATCTGAAAATAGATAATATAGTTCATTTGGCACATGCAGCGGATGGTGGATTATGGCTGACGAAACACCATGGGGAGATTATCCACTATGATAAGCAAACCGGGATTTTCTCTTCTCTTTCAGATAAAGGTATCAGCCTTTCTGTCTCATCACATTGGTGCACCTACGATGATGGTACAGGACACCTCTATATAGGTCATGCACAAGGTGGCATGAGTGTTGTTGATTTAAAGAGAAAAGCTGTCCGTTATCTTCATAATCTTCCGGATAATCCACAGAGTTTACCAGGTAATAGTGTTTATACTATTTATAAAGATCGCCTCGAAAACATCTGGGTGGGAACCAATCGAGGGCTCGGATTATTCAATCCGAAAACGCAGGATTTTACAGTTTTCAAACATGAATATCAAAATCCGCATTCTTTAATAGCAGATCATATTTATGATATTAAAGAGATGGACGATGGTACGTTGTGGATAGCCAGCGATATTGGAGGTATTAGTATTTTAGATTTGCATAGCATCACTTTTAAGAACCCCGATAATGTACAATTCTATAATATTACTGCCGACAATAGCAAGCATGGTGTTTCATCTGGTAATATCCGTAATTTGCTGCAGGATTCTTTCGGAAACATCTGGATTGGTAATTATAGTAGTGGTATCGATTTTATTAGTCATACCCAGCCATTTTTTCATATTCTTCCTTACATGACAGAACATGGTAATATTTTGAAACAGAAACCTGTTTGGGGGCTTTACGAAGATGAAGAAGATCGGATTTGGCTTGGAGGAGAGAATGAGATAGCATTATTCAAGGATAATAAATTGGTGAAAAGTATTAATGTAACCAGCCGGTTGTCAAGACCGTACGGACAGGTCTTTTCAATTATAGGAGATGGACATGGTACTCTGCTGTTGGGAATATATGATGACGGATTATTGAAATTTGATACTCGAAGTGATCAGATTGAACGTATACCGCTTGATATGGAGAATGTGGATATAATAACTTTCTTCAAGGATGCCGATCAGAAAATATGGATAGGGGCAGAATATGGTATATACAGTTATTTTGAAGGGGTTCTCCGCAAGGAAGATGCTCTGACCCGGCAATTACGTGATAAGTCAGTATATGGAATTGTCCGTGACCGTCAGGGTAAATTGTGGGTGGGTACTTATGGAGGTGGCATTGCTATTTTTAATAAGGATGAACAGAAGGTACTTAGTCTGAATACGGATCAGAATTTTTTCTCTAATGCTATCAACAGCCTTTATATGGACCGTTTGGGTGGCATCTGGGTGGCAACACGACAAGGGCTTGGATATATCAAAGATACCAATTTGCCCGAACATTTTGAAGTATATAGTTATCAGTACGGTTTGGAGGATACCTTTGTACGTTCCATCAAGGAAGATATGTCAGGGAATATATGGCTTAGTACGAATGACAGGATTGCTTATTGGAATAAACAAAAGCGCAAATTTGAAAATTATGATTATCGCGATGGCATCCCTATGGGAAATTTTATTGAGGGTTCTGTTTGTCGGACTAAGGATGGCACTCTTTATTTCGGTTCATTGAATGGGGTTTGCTATTTTAGTCCCGAGAGTTTAATTGTCGAGCGGCAGGTCGCTCCGGTGCAAATCATTGAGTGTATGGGACTGGATGATCAGATAGAGAGCCGTGACGGAGAAACTATTATTCCGGCGTTGGACAAAGATATTGAATTGCCTTACAATCGGAATTCTTTTCGTGTATCTTTCTCTGTACCGGATTATTCACAAAGTCAGCAGGTAGAGTATGCTTATTTGATGGAAGGACTGACAAATTCATGGACAAATACGCTTGGTGAGAACCGGGTTACTTTCCGGAATATCTCTCCGGGTGAGTATATTTTTAAAATCAAGGCACGATTGAGAAATCAGGAGTGGGATGACAATCACATCGCTACCTTGAAAATCCACATTCATCCGCCTTTGTGGTCGACATGGTATGCAAAGATTTTCTATTTGTTATTATTGTCTGCTGGTGTTTTTGTCTGGTTTCGTTTTTATAAACGTAAACTTTTGTTGGAAAGCTCTCTTGAATTGGAGAAGAAGAAGAGTCAGAATGAACAGGAATTAAATAATGAACGTTTGCGTTTTTATACGAACATCACACATGAACTGCGTACTCCGTTGACATTGATACTCGGTCCGTTGGAAGATTTGATAAACGATTCTCAATTGCCTGATTTTTATAATAATAAGATCAAAGTCATACATGATAGTGCATTACGCCTGCTAAATTTGATTAATCAGATTCTGGAGTTTCGTAAGACAGAAACACAGAATAGAAAATTGACTGTGGTAAAAAGTGATCTTGCCAGTTTAGTAATGGAAATAGGACTACGCTATAAAGAACTGAACCGGAATGCGAAAGTGAAATTTCATATAAGTGTTGACACAGAGGAAAAAAGGCTCTATTTTGATGCGGATATTATTACTACTGTGTTGAATAATCTGTTGAGTAATGCACTGAAATATACACCGGAAGGAGAAATAAAACTTTTCATGCGTTCTGTGAGCGAGGGAGGAAACTGGTACACAGAACTCATGGTCAGTGATACCGGATATGGCATTGAGTCACAGTCGCTTCCACATATTTTTGATCGGTATTATCAAACAGAAGAGAAACATCAGGCATCGGGAACTGGAATCGGGCTTGCGTTGGTCAAGTCTTTGGCAGACTTGCACGAAGGAATATTGAACGTAGAAAGTGAAGTAGGGAAGGGGACGACATTCACCTTCCGTTTATTGACGGAAAATACGTATCCTGATGCTTTACATAAAGAGGAGAAAGAGGTAATCATTGTTTCGGAAGAAGAAGGAAATGTAGAAGATGAACAGGTAGATACGGATACTCGTCCAATGATACTTGTAGTAGAAGATAATGATGATATCCGTGAGTACATTGCTACTTCTTTTAGCACTAATTACCGGATTCTGACTGCTGCTGATGGTAAAGGAGGGTTGGAACAAGCACAAGAATTTATTCCGGATATAATAATTAGTGATATTATGATGCCGGTGATGGACGGTATTGAATTGTGTAAACAAATAAAGGAAGATGTTTGTACAAGTCATATTCCTGTGATTCTGCTTACTGCAAAAGACTCTATTCAAGATAAGGAAGAGGGATATGAAAGTGGTGCAGATTCATATCTGACTAAACCCTTTAGTGCTAAGCTGTTGAATAGCCGTGTGCATAATTTATTGGAATCACGAAAGAAGCTGGCGGTTTTGATAGCGGATCGTGCTAAAAAACTGGAGTCTGACAGTAGTGGACAGGAGGAGTCGATGAAGTTAAATAAGTTGGATGCAGATTTTATAGCCCGATTCACGAGTATTGTAGAGGCAAATATCGAAATGAATAAACTAGATATGGGGTTTGTAAAGGATAAAATGAGAATGAGTCATTCTACGCTTTATAGAAAAATAAAAGGACTTACCGGTATGTCCGGTAATGAATTTATTCGAAAGATCAAATTGAAGAATAGCTTGAGGTTATTGACCGAAGAGAGGTTAAATGTATCGGAAGCTGCTTATGCCAGTGGGTTCAACGATCTTGGCTATTTTCGTGCCTGTTTTAAGGAGGAGTATGGCATGGTGCCGTCGGAATATATAAGACAGCTAAAATAG
- a CDS encoding DUF4978 domain-containing protein, translating into MRKKISATNSRSYLKPIIFLMLLLPVMAIIAKEKRKSKDTISYVDTSLDGSQKYVLRVDGKPFYMTNVQVRFDKLRYRWGWDISICEELLKRTSALEFNTLSIPIHWVEVEPEKDKFDWSTLDLYLGMAQKFHFKVELLWFGQNSGGHVQWLKPDRLRTPDYVMYSPKAGNFQSFSTTGSSKETTSEFVIRRDISDYTLDLTDKKLRNREAYVIGKMMEHIAQWDTEQGSAHTVIGIQLNNEVRSFPSNIIIEYMNELGRAVKESPYSVWTRMNCTFPDLYSVLYCNEQLRSANGTYIDFVGIDSYCSSPDKMDEYTESMRTCIPYMGKNYRMIMEAGAEKTNIAQMQVAALSGNTAFNYYELCGPDGRGIFIKDKEKHFVPRSPYTEDDVKSVNRMLNNAMTDIALNASGYGLFVHNWKGNSLMPTIGVENISFVPNYINSQAISVLRNGNEIVLSTSKGGTFFWPDTLKIISASKGYFDSNNKWKDKGTVELQTNPRKHVTSLKINAMQTIRLIRNKQKQPDIILQAEHASYGDGVRVEADIEQCLGFSGEGYLNFPLAGGYAEWRGVNGLKGGKQTIRLRYANGDNHTCSARIIINGVIKQVQLPPTGSWNKYSLTEISTELKPGTENVIYLKSTWTGAGHIDELQIIR; encoded by the coding sequence ATGAGAAAGAAAATCTCTGCTACAAATTCCAGATCTTATCTGAAACCAATCATTTTTCTTATGTTATTATTGCCGGTAATGGCCATTATAGCTAAAGAAAAAAGAAAGTCAAAAGACACGATCTCCTATGTGGACACATCACTTGACGGTTCACAAAAATATGTATTGAGAGTGGATGGAAAGCCATTCTATATGACCAATGTACAAGTTCGCTTTGACAAATTGCGTTATCGTTGGGGATGGGACATTTCTATTTGTGAAGAATTGCTCAAACGGACGAGTGCTTTGGAATTTAATACACTATCCATCCCCATTCATTGGGTAGAGGTGGAACCGGAAAAAGATAAGTTCGACTGGAGCACACTCGACTTATATCTCGGCATGGCACAAAAGTTCCATTTTAAAGTGGAACTACTCTGGTTCGGACAAAACAGCGGCGGACATGTGCAATGGTTAAAGCCTGATCGTCTACGCACTCCAGATTATGTTATGTACTCTCCCAAAGCCGGAAACTTTCAGTCTTTTTCCACCACAGGAAGTTCCAAGGAAACAACCAGTGAATTTGTCATTCGTCGCGATATATCCGATTATACCCTTGATCTTACGGATAAAAAGCTCCGAAACCGGGAAGCTTATGTAATAGGCAAGATGATGGAACATATAGCTCAATGGGATACTGAACAGGGATCCGCACACACAGTAATAGGTATTCAACTGAACAATGAAGTTCGAAGTTTCCCTTCCAACATCATTATAGAATATATGAATGAACTGGGACGTGCCGTTAAAGAATCTCCCTATTCCGTATGGACACGCATGAACTGTACATTTCCCGATCTTTACTCTGTACTTTATTGCAATGAACAACTTCGTTCCGCCAATGGCACCTATATCGACTTTGTTGGAATTGACAGTTATTGTAGTTCTCCTGATAAAATGGATGAATACACGGAAAGCATGCGCACCTGCATACCTTATATGGGAAAAAACTATCGCATGATTATGGAAGCCGGAGCCGAAAAAACAAATATTGCCCAAATGCAAGTTGCTGCATTATCCGGCAATACAGCCTTCAATTATTATGAACTCTGTGGTCCCGACGGACGTGGTATATTTATAAAAGATAAAGAAAAACACTTTGTACCACGGAGTCCTTATACAGAAGATGATGTAAAGTCTGTTAACAGGATGTTGAACAACGCCATGACAGACATAGCTTTAAATGCCAGTGGATATGGACTTTTCGTTCATAACTGGAAAGGGAATTCACTCATGCCAACTATAGGAGTAGAAAATATATCTTTCGTCCCCAACTATATCAATTCACAAGCAATTAGCGTTCTTCGCAACGGCAATGAAATTGTCTTATCTACTTCCAAGGGAGGCACATTTTTCTGGCCAGATACATTAAAGATTATTTCTGCAAGCAAAGGTTACTTCGACAGCAATAATAAATGGAAAGACAAAGGCACTGTAGAACTTCAGACAAACCCAAGGAAACATGTCACCTCTTTGAAAATCAATGCCATGCAGACGATACGGTTAATCCGCAACAAGCAGAAACAACCGGACATTATCTTACAAGCTGAACATGCAAGTTACGGAGATGGCGTCAGAGTAGAGGCCGATATTGAGCAATGTCTAGGCTTTTCCGGCGAAGGATATCTTAACTTCCCCCTTGCAGGAGGGTATGCAGAATGGAGAGGAGTTAACGGTCTGAAGGGAGGAAAACAAACGATCCGTCTACGCTATGCCAACGGCGACAATCACACATGTAGCGCACGGATAATTATCAATGGTGTCATCAAGCAGGTTCAGCTTCCTCCTACAGGTTCTTGGAACAAATACAGTTTAACGGAAATCTCTACCGAACTTAAACCGGGAACAGAGAATGTGATTTATCTGAAATCTACATGGACAGGGGCCGGACATATAGACGAACTACAAATAATAAGATAG
- a CDS encoding SusC/RagA family TonB-linked outer membrane protein — protein sequence MKSDSLKNNRKAVITAFLLCTGFVAGHPLTVMAIDNETSVEVVQQQIKISGIVKDATGEPVIGASVLEKGTKNGIITDFNGNFSLSVKPNATLIISYIGYKTQEVKAAANKSINIILKEDTEMLNEVVVVGFGTQKKINLTGSVGIASAKELEARPVASATQALQGMIPGLDITTNTGALDQNMNISIRGVGTIGEGSSGSPLILIDGMEGDINTINPQDIATISVLKDAAASSIYGSRAPFGVILITTKNGKEGKATVNYNNSFRFSSPINLPHTMDSYNFALYYNQARLNSSKSVRFNDTALQNMLDYQAGTNEGWKASSSNPDAWDGTSYFNNDFFHEIYSDNVFSQEHNVSVTGGSKNITYYSSFNYLNQGGLLNFGDDGIHRFNATAKLSATVTKWLKLSLSTRLTRNDVFRPTYFDHGNTFYIQLIQTARPYQALYDPNGNLYYSPALQLRDGGETNKRTDRFYYQATATIEPIKNWVTNVELNYNIQHQNNKENRLTAYQYGPTGVATAVNSASGKNEYLKEEYFQNNYLNLNIHSTYSHTFNNSHNMKVMAGFQTENTKRHDFNAKKYGFQDPERPEFDLTTGKNSKDADIGSEVKGYSQDWATAGFFGRLNYDYKSRYLVEGNLRYDGTSRFRRGNRWQLSPSFSAGWNMAEEPFFENLRSNIDQLKLRASYGVLGNQNTSGWYPTYRSMSIGVLNGQWLNNSIAPNTASIGSLVSSALTWEKVKTWNVGLDYSFFNNRLSGYFDYFIRRTEDMVGPAPELPATLGVSSPKTNNCDLKTRGWEFQISWRDRLRCGFNYGITLSLSDQQTYIDSYPGNMTGSFYSSSTYDLWQYVSGYKINTIWGYETIGIAKSQEEMNAHLASLPNGGQSAIGDNWGAGDIMYKDLDGDGQISPGAMTTSDHGDLKILGDSNPHFFFSLDMNASWKGFDIRAYWQGVLKHDFWPAGNSIMNHSTSWGPGQMFWGVPGNQGESWIIGFTEHQNYFRTEETGLDGYKLPANLDSYYPRPLFNNEKGYKNQYIQSRYMQNAAYVRLKNLQLGYTLPKAWIEKMNISKCRIFVSAENVFTITSLSKLFDPETCSGGVGGNAYPLSRTWSCGLNVTF from the coding sequence ATGAAATCAGATTCATTAAAAAACAACCGAAAAGCTGTAATTACCGCTTTCCTACTCTGCACCGGTTTCGTAGCAGGTCACCCTCTAACAGTGATGGCCATCGACAATGAAACAAGTGTTGAAGTCGTTCAACAGCAAATAAAAATCTCCGGAATTGTAAAAGATGCAACCGGAGAGCCAGTAATTGGAGCCAGTGTATTGGAAAAAGGCACAAAAAACGGCATCATCACTGATTTTAATGGTAATTTTTCTCTTTCAGTAAAACCTAATGCAACGCTTATCATTTCTTATATTGGATATAAGACACAAGAAGTGAAGGCTGCTGCAAACAAATCTATTAATATCATACTGAAAGAGGACACTGAAATGCTAAACGAAGTGGTAGTAGTAGGCTTCGGTACGCAAAAGAAAATAAATCTGACCGGTTCGGTGGGAATTGCTTCTGCCAAAGAATTGGAAGCCCGTCCAGTTGCCTCTGCCACACAAGCGTTACAAGGTATGATACCAGGGCTCGATATCACCACTAATACCGGGGCTCTCGATCAAAATATGAATATATCCATACGTGGTGTAGGCACCATAGGTGAAGGTTCAAGCGGTTCTCCACTGATTCTGATTGACGGAATGGAAGGAGATATCAATACGATCAACCCTCAAGACATAGCAACAATCAGCGTACTAAAAGACGCTGCTGCATCCAGCATTTACGGTTCACGTGCTCCTTTTGGCGTTATCCTCATAACAACCAAAAACGGTAAAGAAGGAAAGGCTACTGTAAATTACAATAATAGTTTCCGTTTCTCCAGTCCGATAAATCTGCCACATACAATGGACTCTTATAACTTTGCCCTTTATTACAATCAGGCACGATTGAATAGTAGTAAGAGTGTACGGTTCAATGATACTGCCTTGCAAAATATGCTGGATTATCAGGCAGGAACCAACGAGGGGTGGAAAGCCAGTTCATCAAATCCTGATGCTTGGGATGGTACCTCCTATTTCAACAATGACTTCTTTCATGAAATATATAGCGATAATGTCTTTTCACAGGAACATAATGTCTCTGTGACAGGTGGTTCCAAAAACATAACCTATTACAGTTCTTTCAATTATTTGAATCAGGGAGGGCTGCTCAATTTCGGTGATGACGGCATACACCGATTCAATGCCACTGCCAAACTTTCCGCAACAGTGACAAAGTGGTTGAAACTAAGCCTGTCCACACGCCTTACCCGTAATGATGTATTCCGCCCTACCTATTTCGATCATGGCAATACATTTTACATTCAATTGATACAGACAGCACGCCCATATCAGGCACTTTACGATCCCAATGGGAACTTGTACTACTCTCCGGCGTTACAATTGCGTGATGGCGGTGAAACCAACAAACGTACCGACAGATTCTATTATCAGGCCACCGCAACCATAGAACCAATTAAAAACTGGGTGACTAATGTAGAACTAAACTACAACATCCAGCATCAGAACAACAAAGAGAACCGGCTGACTGCTTATCAATACGGTCCTACAGGAGTAGCTACAGCAGTAAATAGCGCAAGTGGAAAGAATGAATATCTAAAGGAAGAATATTTCCAAAACAACTACTTAAACCTGAATATTCACAGTACATATTCACATACATTCAATAACAGCCATAACATGAAAGTAATGGCCGGATTCCAGACAGAGAATACCAAACGTCATGATTTCAATGCAAAAAAATATGGTTTTCAAGATCCTGAAAGACCTGAATTCGATCTTACAACGGGAAAAAACAGTAAAGATGCTGACATAGGCAGCGAAGTAAAAGGGTATAGTCAAGATTGGGCAACTGCCGGTTTCTTCGGACGCCTGAACTATGATTACAAAAGCCGTTATCTAGTAGAAGGTAACTTGCGTTATGACGGAACTTCCCGCTTCCGTAGAGGCAATCGCTGGCAACTTTCCCCTTCGTTCTCGGCAGGATGGAATATGGCCGAGGAACCTTTTTTTGAAAATCTGCGGAGTAATATAGACCAACTAAAATTACGTGCCTCTTATGGTGTTCTCGGTAACCAAAACACATCTGGTTGGTATCCCACTTACCGTAGTATGTCCATAGGGGTTCTCAACGGACAATGGTTAAACAACAGTATAGCCCCCAACACAGCAAGTATAGGCTCGCTTGTTAGCTCTGCTCTGACATGGGAAAAAGTAAAAACATGGAACGTAGGTCTCGATTACTCTTTCTTCAACAACCGTCTTAGCGGATATTTTGACTACTTCATCCGTCGAACGGAAGACATGGTGGGACCAGCCCCCGAATTGCCCGCTACCCTCGGAGTTTCTTCTCCAAAAACCAATAATTGCGATCTTAAAACACGTGGCTGGGAATTTCAGATTTCATGGAGAGACAGACTACGTTGTGGGTTCAATTATGGAATAACACTCTCACTATCGGACCAACAAACCTATATAGACAGTTATCCCGGAAATATGACAGGATCATTCTACAGTTCCAGCACTTACGACCTCTGGCAATATGTATCAGGCTACAAAATTAACACTATTTGGGGATATGAAACGATTGGTATAGCCAAGAGCCAGGAAGAAATGAACGCACACCTCGCTTCTTTGCCTAATGGTGGGCAGAGCGCTATAGGAGATAACTGGGGAGCTGGCGATATTATGTATAAAGACCTTGATGGAGACGGGCAAATTTCACCGGGAGCTATGACTACCAGCGATCATGGTGACTTGAAAATCTTAGGTGACAGTAATCCTCATTTCTTCTTCAGCCTTGACATGAACGCCTCATGGAAAGGATTTGACATTCGGGCTTACTGGCAAGGGGTGTTGAAACATGATTTTTGGCCGGCAGGTAACAGCATTATGAATCATAGTACCTCATGGGGACCAGGGCAAATGTTTTGGGGAGTACCGGGTAATCAGGGAGAGAGCTGGATTATCGGATTCACGGAACATCAGAATTATTTCCGCACTGAAGAAACAGGTCTTGACGGATATAAACTTCCGGCAAATCTTGACAGCTATTACCCACGTCCTCTTTTCAATAACGAAAAAGGATATAAAAATCAGTATATACAAAGCCGATATATGCAAAATGCCGCCTATGTCCGATTAAAGAACTTGCAACTAGGCTACACATTGCCCAAAGCATGGATAGAAAAAATGAATATCTCGAAATGCCGCATATTTGTCTCGGCAGAAAATGTATTCACCATCACCTCGCTTAGCAAGCTGTTTGACCCGGAAACCTGTTCTGGTGGCGTCGGTGGTAATGCTTATCCTCTTTCACGCACATGGTCGTGCGGACTGAATGTCACTTTCTAA